Proteins encoded by one window of Channa argus isolate prfri chromosome 1, Channa argus male v1.0, whole genome shotgun sequence:
- the LOC137101072 gene encoding major histocompatibility complex class I-related gene protein-like: protein MKSLFLLLLLCHVSSPVKHSLKFLITASSGIQNLPDLVIVALVEDIEAGYCNSNRTMEVNHDVWTKLFKDNLWLMELYTEECFEIQPKRFKSRLERIMQHFNQSGGVHILQLMEGCELDEQTGQTVFLQYGYDGEDFMSFDLKKRMWISLKPEADVIQQEWEADKARIEHNVNFLTQIYPERLRMFVICKNR from the exons ATGAAGTCgttatttctgttgcttctcttGTGTCACGTTTCATCACCAG tgaaacattccCTTAAGTTTCTCATCACTGCATCTTCTGGAATTCAAAACCTCCCAGATTTGGTGATTGTTGCCCTGGTTGAGGACATTGAGGCAGGTTACTGCAACAGCAACAGAACCATGGAAGTAAATCACGATGTGTGGACAAAACTGTTCAAAGACAATCTTTGGCTAATGGAGCTGTATACTGAAGAATGTTTCGAGATACAGCCTAAACGCTTTAAATCCAGACTTGAAAGAATTATGCAGCACTTCAATCAAAGTGGAG GTGTCCACATCTTACAGTTGATGGAAGGCTGTGAATTGGATGAACAGACTGGACAGAcagtttttttacagtatgGTTATGATGGAGAAGACTTCATGTCATTTGACCTGAAGAAGCGAATGTGGATCTCTCTGAAACCAGAGGCCGACGTCATCCAACAGGAATGGGAGGCTGACAAAGCCAGAATAGAACATAATGTTAATTTCCTCACTCAGATTTATCCTGAGAGGCTGAGGATGTTTGTAATTTGTAAGAACAGGTAG